The Apium graveolens cultivar Ventura chromosome 6, ASM990537v1, whole genome shotgun sequence genome contains a region encoding:
- the LOC141666360 gene encoding disease resistance protein Roq1-like, translating to MLGMLAHNIVSLQQQLINDVLKCKDINVDNIGQGTKLIGTRICSTKVLVVIDDSDHHEQFKSLVKPFASGSVVIISTRNEQILDTIEVEPRYRYMVKKLDDAESLTLFTQHAFGNAKPKNSLMALCKDVLRHAGGLLLALEVFDASLYKKPEVGWKYFIEKLQ from the coding sequence ATGTTAGGGATGCTTGCACACAACATAGTATCTTTACAACAACAACTTATTAATGATGTTCTTAAATGTAAGGACATTAACGTTGACAATATTGGCCAAGGAACTAAGTTGATAGGAACTAGAATTTGTTCAACCAAAGTTTTAGTTGTTATTGATGATTCAGATCACCATGAACAATTCAAATCATTGGTAAAACCTTTTGCTTCTGGAAGTGTAGTCATTATAAGTACGAGAAATGAACAGATCCTAGATACAATTGAAGTAGAACCCAGATATCGATACATGGTGAAGAAATTGGATGATGCTGAATCGCTCACACTTTTTACTCAACATGCATTTGGAAATGCTAAACCAAAAAACAGTTTGATGGCATTGTGTAAAGATGTATTACGCCATGCTGGTGGGCTTCTATTGGCCCTGGAGGTGTTTGATGCTTCTTTATATAAGAAACCAGAAGTAGGTTGGAAATATTTCATTGAGAAACTGCAGTGA
- the LOC141668655 gene encoding uncharacterized protein LOC141668655: MQSSSIPLNHFLNFQPKLHLFPPKLYKIHPRLSLFGPRLNLFGPRMANPPTGLKIKSISQMGSSESSVSDDGLCTLLEFVGQKGANMSDDLAILFGHLEYASKRIASIVASPFNSSLANYSVNNVENSGRDKPKPLDIVANEIILSSLRKSGKVSVMASEEDDAPVWISDDGPFVVVTDPLDGSRNIDASIPTGTIFGIYNRLAEVDHLPVEEKATINSLQSGTQLVAAGYVLYSSATIMCISFGSGTHAFTLDHGTGDFILTHPSIIIPPRGQIYSVNDARYFDWPEGLRKYIDTVRQGKGKYPKKYSARYICSLVADFHRTLLYGGVAMNPRDHLRLVYEANPLSFLVEHAGGRGSDGKHKILSIQPVKLHQRLPLFLGSPEDMEELESYGDVQQKVNPGYEV; the protein is encoded by the exons ATGCAATCATCATCAATACCCTTGAATCATTTCCTTAATTTTCAACCAAAACTCCATTTATTCCCTCCAAAACTCTACAAAATTCACCCAAGACTCAGTCTTTTTGGGCCAAGACTCAATCTTTTTGGGCCAAGAATGGCTAATCCACCTACTGGATTGAAAATCAAAAGTATTTCACAAATGGGTAGTTCTGAATCTTCAGTTAGTGATGATGGTTTGTGTACTTTGTTAGAGTTTGTGGGTCAAAAGGGTGCTAATATGAGTGATGATTTAGCTATTTTGTTTGGTCATTTGGAGTATGCTAGCAAGAGAATTGCTTCTATTGTGGCTTCTCCATTTAATTCTAGCCTTGCCAATTATTCTGTTAATAATGTTGAAAATTCAGGGAGGGATAAACCTAAGCCACTCGATATCGTTGCG AATGAAATCATTTTGTCTTCTCTGCGGAAGTCTGGTAAAGTTTCTGTTATGGCTTCAGAAGAAGATGATGCTCCAGTTTGGATAAGTGATGATGGTCCCTTTGTGGTGGTTACAGACCCTCTGGATGGTTCCCGCAATATTGATGCCTCTATTCCTACAGGAACAATCTTTGGGATCTACAACCGCCTTGCGGAAGTTGATCATTTGCCGGTGGAAGAAAAGGCAACAATAAATTCTCTTCAAAGTGGAACCCAGCTTGTTGCTGCTGGTTACGTCCTGTACTCATCGGCCACTATCATGTGCATTAGCTTTGGTTCGGGAACACATGCATTTACACTGGATCACGGAACAGGAGATTTTATTTTGACCCATCCCAGCATCATAATTCCTCCTCGAG GTCAAATTTATTCGGTAAATGATGCTCGATATTTTGACTGGCCTGAAGGCTTAAGAAAATATATTGACACTGTGCGACAAGGCAAAGGCAAATACCCAAAGAAATACTCAGCTAGATATATATGTTCTCTTGTTGCTGATTTTCATAGAACCTTGTTATATGGGGGAGTGGCAATGAATCCTAGAGACCATCTTCGTCTTGTCTACGAGGCAAATCCACTCAGCTTTCTTGTGGAACATGCTGGAGGTAGAGGTTCTGATGGCAAACATAAAATTTTATCTATTCAGCCCGTGAAGTTACACCAAAGACTTCCTCTTTTCTTGGGGAGTCCGGAGGATATGGAAGAGTTGGAAAGCTATGGAGATGTTCAACAAAAAGTAAATCCTGGATATGAAGTTTGA
- the LOC141666359 gene encoding uncharacterized protein LOC141666359 yields MNNIEPTQDPTSPFYLHPSDNPGMKLVSMQFDGTSYADWKRSILISLSAKNKIGFVDGTITKPVFNDSNQKAWERCNSMLISWLLGVLSQNIARSVLYFQSAREIWLNLEERYGQASGASLFELQQALHEIKQGQDYISAYYTKIKMLWDQLD; encoded by the coding sequence ATGAATAATATTGAGCCAACACAAGATCCTACGTCTCCGTTTTACTTGCATCCTTCCGACAATCCTGGAATGAAATTAGTTTCGATGCAATTTGATGGAACTTCATATGCTGATTGGAAAAGATCAATACTCATTAGCCTTTCAGCTAAAAATAAGATAGGATTTGTAGACGGTACGATTACTAAACCGGTGTTCAATGATTCTAATCAAAAGGCATGGGAGAGATGTAATTCAATGTTAATTTCATGGTTGTTGGGAGTTCTAAGCCAGAATATAGCCAGAAGTGTTCTATATTTTCAATCTGCAAGGGAGATTTGGTTAAATCTGGAAGAAAGATATGGTCAGGCATCTGGTGCATCTTTATTTGAGTTACAGCAAGCTTTACATGAGATTAAACAAGGACAAGATTATATTTCTGCCTATTATACTAAGATAAAAATGCTATGGGATCAACTTGACTAA
- the LOC141666363 gene encoding TMV resistance protein N-like yields MMQRSVIPVFYNIDASVVRHQTENYEQAFEKHQIDFVGEMEKVNKWRLALTEVAHIWGKHISGKRSEADIINEIVDRIVHELNPKTLDVAKYLVGLDSRVKELTTLLRSGTEGVTRIGIYGMGGVGKTTLAKAVYNQNYCNFDGSCC; encoded by the exons ATGATGCAGAGATCGGTTATTCCTGTGTTTTACAACATTGATGCATCTGTTGTGCGACACCAAACTGAGAATTATGAACAAGCTTTTGAAAAACACCAAATTGATTTTGTTGGTGAAATGGAGAAAGTGAACAAGTGGCGCCTCGCACTAACAGAAGTTGCACACATCTGGGGGAAACATATATCTGGAAAAAG GTCTGAAGCTGATATAATCAATGAAATTGTTGATAGGATTGTACATGAACTAAATCCTAAGACTTTAGATGTTGCAAAATATCTGGTTGGTTTAGATTCTCGTGTTAAAGAATTAACGACACTGTTGAGAAGTGGCACAGAAGGTGTCACTAGGATTGGTATTTATGGTATGGGTGGAGTTGGCAAGACAACTCTTGCCAAAGCTGTGTATAACCAGAACTACTGTAACTTTGACGGAAGCTGCTGCTAA
- the LOC141668650 gene encoding uncharacterized protein LOC141668650, whose translation MSTAEGESSQQLNPNTGSGGSSSTNGSRVRTRPDPFLITCRCFSFFTCVASVLCIVVNVLSAIRSFKNGYDLFDGIFRCYAVAIAIFVVVAETEWDLIMRFSKVLEYWVGRGMLQIFVAVMTRAYPETSTKRKDLLLLQNVASYMLLACGVVYVVSGVLCIGHLKRARQKKEVSAEQAIKDLEDLERRREELEALLIVERAA comes from the exons ATGTCTACAGCTGAAGGCGAGAGCTCGCAGCAGTTGAATCCGAACACTGGTAGTGGTGGTTCTTCTTCAACAAATGGATCGAGAGTTCGGACCCGACCCGACCCGTTTTTGATTACTTGTCGTTGCTTCAGCTTTTTTACTTGTGTTGCTTCTGTTCTTTGCATTGTTGTTAATGTTCTCTCCGCAATCCGATCTTTTAAAAATGGTTATGAT CTATTTGATGGAATATTCCGGTGTTACGCGGTTGCGATTGCTATATTTGTAGTTGTTGCCGAGACAGAATGGGATTTGATTATGAGGTTTTCTAAG GTTTTGGAATATTGGGTTGGCAGGGGTATGCTGCAGATATT TGTTGCTGTGATGACTAGAGCATATCCTGAGACTTCCACCAAGAGGAAGGACCTTCTTCTTCTCCAGAATGTAGCTAGCTACATGCTCCTTGCTTGTGGTGTAGTTTATGTTGTATCA GGAGTCCTCTGCATTGGACATCTAAAACGTGCTCGCCAGAAAAAGGAAGTGTCAGCAGAGCAAGCAATAAAGGATCTGGAA GATCTGGAACGTCGTAGAGAAGAACTAGAAGCACTGCTAATTGTAGAAAGGGCTGCTTGA
- the LOC141666362 gene encoding uncharacterized protein LOC141666362, with amino-acid sequence MGAPPTNQHRIEMLEQGLGDLRTTMAEQIAVSVQAAAQEMQKSLITQLTNSLEQTSQRLEDRVARSREKQDVFMNLLKGEQEKFQEEIRSTLTSFKPTETLQGEVVKPSPEFRFGQGRLRSFVDEEGGSGVGSGRFVDDGIGSGHGGVNPDGWILRAERYFKFYRLTEEEQVEAAVVSLDGDALLWYQWEHGRRPIHRWEELKGMLLRQFRPTSAGSLHEQWLDHYQTTDVVEYRRRFIELMAPLGSIPEEIAKGQYLAGLKDDVKAEVRLLGPRSLDHAMDLSVKVEEKLRAGPNVKRAGSFMSSHSGSSNFSSFKSQNMSVSPSTRTSSIVSHTSSSPSMTPTHTSSTFPVAKPIGAVRKLSDKELQAKRAKGECFRCDEKWSAGHRCKNRELSVILLHGDEGDDEISDIFEGVPVTDEIPECETVRPEISLNSVVGITNPKTMKMLGEVMGQKVVVMVDPGATHNFISLEAVEKLGLPLLPSKGFGVSLGTGADVRGEGECRAVVLQLQGITVIENYLPLQLGNSDLILGVQWLEKLGTVSANWKTLTLKFKLGQDNVVLKGDPALGRTMISLKAMIRTIKKGGDGFMVECNHLGANVGEKVNEETPKEVPQYLEATLRQHTKVFQMPLGLPPCRGHEHCITLKDGTNPISVRPYRYPQSQKDEIEGLIRDMLQAGIIQESKSPFSSPILLVIKKDGSWRFCVDYRALNKATVPDKYPIPAIEELLDELHGAKVFSKLDLKSGYHQIQIRSEDVPKTAFRSHEGHYEFLVMPFGLMNAPATFQALMNTVFKPFLRKFVWSSLTISSSIAPQKSNTWSI; translated from the exons ATGGGCGCACCACCAACGAATCAACATCGCATAGAAATGTTGGAACAAGGTCTGGGGGATCTGCGTACCACTATGGCGGAGCAAATTGCTGTCTCAGTTCAAGCTGCAGCACAGGAGATGCAGAAATCCCTAATCACCCAACTCACAAACTCACTCGAGCAAACATCTCAAAGATTGGAGGACAGAGTTGCGAGGTCGAGAGAGAAACAAGATGTATTTATGAATTTATTGAAGGGGGAGCAGGAAAAATTTCAAGAGGAGATTCGTTCGACTCTCACCTCTTTCAAACCAACGGAGACATTGCAAGGGGAAGTAGTGAAACCTTCTCCGGAGTTTCGATTTGGGCAAGGACGACTGAGGTCGTTTGTGGATGAGGAAGGAGGGTCTGGAGTCGGGTCGGGTAGGTTTGTGGATGATGGGATCGGGTCGGGTCATGGAG GAGTTAATCCAGATGGATGGATTTTACGGGCAGAGCGGTACTTCAAGTTCTACCGATTGACAGAGGAAGAACAGGTGGAGGCAGCGGTAGTATCTCTCGATGGGGACGCGTTGTTGTGGTACCAGTGGGAGCATGGGAGGCGACCTATTCACCGTTGGGAAGAACTTAAGGGCATGCTCCTTCGTCAATTTCGCCCTACTTCAGCAGGAAGTTTACATGAACAATGGCTTGACCACTACCAGACAACGGACGTGGTTGAGTATCGGCGACGTTTTATTGAACTTATGGCGCCACTGGGGAGCATTCCTGAGGAAATTGCTAAGGGTCAGTACCTTGCTGGGTTAAAAGATGATGTAAAGGCAGAAGTTCGGTTACTTGGACCTCGAAGTCTGGATCATGCCATGGATCTCTCTGTCAAAGTGGAAGAGAAATTACGGGCTGGACCAAATGTGAAACGGGCTGGATCCTTTATGTCATCTCACTCAGGTAGCTCTAATTTTTCGTCGTTTAAGAGCCAAAACATGTCTGTCAGTCCTTCTACACGCACATCTTCTATTGTATCACAcacttcttcttctccttcaatGACACCGACACATACCAGTAGTACTTTTCCTGTTGCAAAACCAATTGGGGCTGTTAGAAAGTTGTCAGATAAGGAGTTACAGGCAAAGAGGGCGAAAGGAGAGTGTTTTCGGTGTGATGAGAAGTGGTCAGCAGGTCACCGTTGTAAAAATAGGGAGCTTAGTGTGATTTTGTTACATGGTGATGAGGGGGATGATGAAATCAGTGATATCTTTGAGGGGGTGCCAGTTACAGATGAGATACCGGAGTGTGAAACTGTGAGACCGGAAATCTCTTTAAACTCAGTGGTTGGGATTACTAATCCAAAGACAATGAAAATGTTGGGAGAGGTTATGGGGCAAAAAGTGGTGGTGATGGTGGATCCAGGGGCCACACATAATTTCATCTCATTGGAAGCGGTAGAGAAATTGGGGCTACCGTTGCTCCCTTCGAAAGGTTTTGGTGTGTCGTTGGGAACAGGGGCAGATGTACGCGGTGAAGGTGAGTGCAGGGCAGTGGTACTTCAGTTACAAGGCATTACAGTGATCGAAAATTACTTGCCTTTACAATTGGGGAATTCTGATTTGATTTTGGGCGTTCAATGGTTAGAGAAGTTAGGGACGGTCTCGGCTAATTGGAAGACATTGACACTAAAATTCAAGCTTGGGCAAGATAATGTGGTTCTCAAAGGGGATCCTGCACTGGGCAGAACCATGATTTCACTTAAAGCAATGATAAGGACGATAAAAAAAGGGGGGGATGGATTTATGGTGGAGTGTAATCACTTAGGGGCGAATGTGGGGGAAAAAGTCAACGAAGAAACCCCAAAAGAGGTGCCCCAATATTTGGAAGCAACCCTCAGGCAACATACTAAGGTGTTTCAGATGCCATTAGGGTTACCCCCCTGTCGGGGACATGAACATTGTATCACCTTGAAGGATGGTACGAATCCAATCAGCGTCCGACCCTATCGGTATCCTCAGTCCCAAAAGGACGAGATAGAAGGGCTAATTCGTGACATGTTACAAGCTGGTATAATTCAGGAGTCCAAAAGCCCATTTTCGAGCCCAATACTCCTTGTCATAAAGAAAGACGGTTCGTGGCGGTTCTGTGTCGACTATCGAGCACTAAACAAAGCCACTGTTCCTGATAAGTATCCTATCCCAGCGATTGAGGAGTTGCTCGATGAACTGCATGGTGCAAAAGTTTTTTCAAAACTCGACTTAAAATCGGGCTACCATCAGATTCAGATTCGAAGTGAGGATGTGCCTAAAACAGCCTTTCGATCACATGAAGGGCATTACGAATTTCTCGTAATGCCATTTGGACTTATGAATGCACCCGCAACATTCCAGGCCTTAATGAACACGGTCTTTAAGCCATTTTTAAGAAAATTTGTCTGGTCTTCTTTGACGATATCCTCGTCTATAGCCCCTCAGAAGAGCAACACATGGAGCATTTAA